One window from the genome of Bdellovibrionales bacterium encodes:
- a CDS encoding fatty acid cis/trans isomerase has product MKRASLAIGFAVFALFGVYSYYHSVPTQETTLASNTFPEQNTRTSEIQRTFDNRCVVCHSCNNAPCQLNLTSYSGFERGTTLAKVYDASRKASIQPTRLDIDADSEQAWRQKSFTSVVNPTNPYLGQFARTLLEKHAEGANFPPPSEMAPVCASTADQPVVAMPYGLPALTDNESQLLLGWIQRGAPGSVPSQVDITADESKNINSWQTFLNETSPESRLVSRYLYEHLFLAHVHFSNDPKQFFRLIRSKTSCSESLSEIATRRPNDPPGTENFYYCFKPLMQTIVEKTHLPYLMNEAKLQWMKRNFFSEPWKVSRMPSYDPKESANPFLTFEAIPTKARFQFLLEDSQYHVATFIKGPVCNGTQAVNSIDDQFYVFFMDPASDLLVKDPEFREASKQLLVVPAEQGSDGKLSGIAGYFKKYPALRNQYRLLRAEAIKKNYPQGLSLNNLWNGDGRNENSVLTVLRHNDNSYVLKGPRGDAAHSAYVLDYGLFERLVYNLVVGFDVYGNITHQLHTRVYMGMIRMEGENNFLDFFPPELRPPIVKNWYSPTLLASLEKKLIDKPIPNSYPSQVRLDGASQPEAARAQMYQRILTERLPFMVQRYPDPINWKSMTFPTALWSKPNLNPVEYTLSTLSVPNASGANSWVRHLPDTSLLVVQSKGQVRQIYTMVKNKKFRSEGSLLFEDKQRTPENDDLMILPELATSYPNYFFIVDENDIQNFAQSLRGSQDETGWKATLGRWGLARNNPYFWVFSDQIQSFLKRRMGLNGGVIDYTHYDVWTK; this is encoded by the coding sequence GTGAAACGAGCTTCGTTAGCAATTGGATTTGCTGTCTTCGCACTTTTCGGCGTCTATTCATATTATCATTCTGTTCCCACGCAAGAAACGACGCTCGCATCCAACACATTTCCTGAGCAAAATACGCGGACCTCTGAAATCCAACGCACTTTCGACAATCGCTGCGTCGTCTGTCACTCGTGCAACAATGCTCCCTGTCAGCTGAACTTAACTAGCTATTCTGGTTTTGAGCGCGGAACGACGCTCGCAAAAGTTTACGATGCCTCTCGCAAGGCCTCTATTCAACCCACACGTTTAGATATCGATGCGGATTCTGAACAAGCTTGGCGACAGAAGTCTTTCACGTCTGTTGTAAATCCAACGAATCCTTACCTTGGACAATTCGCAAGAACGCTTCTTGAAAAACATGCCGAAGGTGCGAATTTTCCTCCTCCATCGGAGATGGCGCCTGTTTGTGCCTCTACCGCAGACCAACCAGTCGTCGCGATGCCATATGGCTTACCGGCTTTGACTGACAACGAAAGCCAGTTGCTCTTAGGCTGGATTCAAAGAGGTGCGCCTGGCTCTGTTCCTAGTCAGGTAGACATCACTGCGGATGAATCGAAGAATATTAATTCATGGCAGACTTTCCTGAATGAGACATCTCCAGAATCACGTTTGGTGTCGCGCTACCTGTATGAACACTTGTTCTTAGCCCACGTGCATTTCTCAAATGATCCAAAACAATTCTTCCGCTTGATTCGCAGTAAAACTTCTTGCTCCGAAAGCCTCTCTGAAATTGCAACACGACGACCGAATGATCCGCCCGGAACGGAGAATTTTTACTACTGCTTTAAGCCGCTCATGCAGACGATCGTAGAAAAAACGCATCTGCCTTACTTAATGAACGAAGCAAAACTCCAGTGGATGAAAAGAAATTTCTTTTCAGAACCATGGAAAGTTTCAAGAATGCCTTCTTATGACCCAAAAGAGTCAGCAAATCCATTCCTGACTTTTGAAGCGATTCCGACAAAGGCGCGCTTCCAGTTTTTACTAGAAGATTCACAATACCATGTTGCGACTTTTATCAAAGGGCCTGTTTGCAACGGGACACAAGCCGTAAACTCCATCGATGACCAATTCTATGTGTTCTTCATGGACCCAGCTTCAGATCTATTAGTAAAGGATCCTGAATTCCGCGAAGCTTCGAAGCAGTTACTCGTCGTCCCAGCTGAACAAGGCAGTGACGGTAAGTTGTCAGGCATTGCAGGCTACTTCAAAAAATATCCTGCTCTTCGCAATCAGTATCGTTTGCTTCGCGCTGAAGCGATTAAGAAGAACTACCCACAGGGGCTCTCGCTCAATAATCTTTGGAATGGCGATGGCAGAAACGAAAATAGCGTACTGACGGTTCTTCGTCACAACGACAACTCCTATGTTCTCAAGGGACCCCGTGGAGACGCCGCTCACTCTGCTTATGTTTTGGATTATGGCTTGTTTGAACGCTTAGTTTATAATCTTGTCGTGGGCTTTGATGTCTATGGAAATATCACCCACCAACTTCATACACGTGTTTATATGGGCATGATTCGTATGGAAGGTGAAAACAACTTCTTGGATTTCTTTCCGCCAGAATTGCGTCCTCCGATCGTTAAAAACTGGTACTCGCCGACGTTGCTGGCGTCGCTTGAAAAGAAGCTCATCGATAAGCCAATTCCGAATAGCTATCCATCGCAAGTTCGCCTTGACGGAGCCTCTCAACCTGAAGCCGCACGCGCGCAAATGTATCAGCGCATTTTGACGGAGCGACTGCCGTTTATGGTTCAGCGCTATCCAGATCCTATCAACTGGAAAAGCATGACCTTCCCGACAGCGCTCTGGAGCAAACCCAATTTAAATCCCGTGGAATACACGCTTTCAACTTTGTCCGTGCCGAATGCCAGTGGCGCGAACTCGTGGGTTCGACACCTGCCGGACACGTCTTTGCTGGTAGTTCAATCCAAAGGACAAGTTCGTCAGATCTACACGATGGTGAAGAATAAGAAATTTCGCAGCGAAGGCTCTCTGCTGTTTGAAGACAAGCAGCGCACTCCAGAGAATGACGATTTGATGATTCTGCCAGAGTTAGCGACAAGCTATCCAAATTACTTCTTCATCGTGGATGAAAACGATATTCAGAATTTCGCGCAAAGCTTGCGTGGATCACAAGATGAAACGGGCTGGAAAGCGACACTGGGTCGCTGGGGACTTGCGCGAAACAATCCTTACTTCTGGGTGTTCTCGGATCAAATCCAATCTTTCTTAAAACGCCGTATGGGCCTTAATGGCGGCGTGATTGATTATACTCACTATGACGTCTGGACAAAGTAG
- a CDS encoding long-chain fatty acid--CoA ligase, with amino-acid sequence MELDWLKRWNQYSPGKIALKDGETGRALAYSQLYQASLAKAHELRTQYGIQKNDRIAAISHNDLDYVVLFFAAQRLGAILVPVNFRLTYREVEHIVSDSEPALLVYQEAFADLAAQLFENKKITQKALLSSRIPSDERLDESFLGSPSDPVMILYTSGTTGAPKGAVLTHEMIFWNSINTTMRLNLSQNDCTVIFLPFFHTGGWNVLTTPILHRGGTIVLLKKFDGDKILELSSSEKATILFGVPTTMDMMARSPLFENIDISAIRYAICGGEPMPIPLIKIWDNKGIPVRQGYGLTEFGPNVFSLNEEDALRKIGSIGFPNFYIEIRVVDNDGNEVAANEVGELVLKGPMCMAGYWRNEKATRETIKNGWLHTGDLVRRDEEGFVYVVGRKKDMYISGGENVYPPELEQVIRTLPGVREVAVIGVPDEKWGEVGKAFVVKDRPDLSAEDLHVHCLKNLAKFKIPKFFVFLNELPKGDSGKILKRKLAEATVSN; translated from the coding sequence ATGGAATTAGATTGGCTGAAGCGCTGGAATCAGTATTCTCCCGGAAAAATCGCCCTTAAAGATGGCGAGACTGGCCGCGCTTTAGCTTATAGCCAACTCTATCAAGCATCTCTTGCAAAAGCCCACGAGCTTCGCACTCAATATGGCATTCAGAAAAATGACCGCATTGCTGCGATCTCTCATAACGATCTCGACTATGTGGTTTTATTCTTCGCGGCCCAACGCTTGGGCGCGATTTTAGTTCCGGTGAACTTCCGCCTGACTTACCGTGAGGTGGAACACATCGTGAGCGACAGCGAACCGGCTCTGCTTGTTTATCAAGAAGCGTTTGCGGATCTCGCTGCTCAGTTATTTGAAAATAAAAAAATAACCCAGAAAGCTTTGTTAAGTTCTAGGATCCCCTCTGATGAACGACTCGACGAGAGCTTTTTGGGTTCTCCTTCAGACCCCGTGATGATTCTTTACACATCCGGCACCACGGGGGCTCCGAAGGGGGCTGTGCTGACCCACGAAATGATTTTCTGGAACTCCATCAATACAACGATGCGACTGAATCTGTCGCAAAACGACTGCACGGTGATTTTCCTCCCATTCTTCCACACCGGTGGCTGGAATGTTTTGACCACTCCGATTCTTCATCGCGGCGGTACGATCGTTCTTCTAAAAAAATTCGACGGCGACAAAATCCTCGAGCTTTCTTCGAGTGAAAAAGCCACGATCTTATTTGGTGTCCCTACGACAATGGATATGATGGCGCGCTCGCCGCTGTTTGAGAATATTGATATCTCAGCCATTCGCTACGCGATCTGCGGCGGCGAACCGATGCCGATTCCATTGATTAAGATCTGGGATAACAAAGGTATTCCGGTTCGTCAGGGCTATGGACTGACCGAGTTCGGCCCGAATGTATTTTCTTTGAATGAAGAAGATGCCTTAAGAAAAATCGGCTCAATCGGCTTTCCTAACTTCTATATTGAAATCCGCGTCGTTGATAACGACGGCAATGAAGTCGCGGCAAACGAAGTCGGCGAATTGGTGCTGAAAGGCCCGATGTGCATGGCGGGTTACTGGCGTAATGAAAAGGCCACTCGTGAAACGATCAAAAATGGCTGGCTTCATACCGGCGATCTCGTTCGTCGTGATGAAGAAGGTTTTGTGTACGTCGTTGGCCGCAAGAAAGACATGTACATCAGCGGTGGAGAAAATGTTTACCCGCCAGAACTAGAACAAGTGATCCGCACTCTTCCAGGAGTCCGCGAAGTTGCTGTGATTGGCGTCCCGGATGAAAAATGGGGCGAGGTCGGTAAAGCATTTGTCGTAAAAGACCGCCCAGACCTTTCCGCCGAGGACTTACATGTTCACTGCCTTAAAAACCTCGCGAAGTTCAAAATTCCTAAGTTTTTTGTTTTCCTCAACGAATTGCCTAAAGGCGATAGCGGAAAAATCCTCAAACGCAAGCTCGCTGAGGCAACGGTTTCTAACTAA
- a CDS encoding ketoacyl-ACP synthase III — protein sequence MRKATIAGTGMYAPERVVTNQYFNDLYKKDIGTFLAENRNIRERRWMKSDQTTSDLIIPAAEEALKNAGITAKDLDLIIVSTDTPDYLSPSTASVVQYRMGAAKAGTFDINTACAGFVTGCDIASKYIASDSKYQNILVVGAYAMSKYLNFDDYKIASLFADGAGAAVLQPAKDTAGFITSELYTDGQYHDYMGIYAGGSAIPVNEDVLHSKKHLLAFPKRIPPETNGIHWPRLTKTLLERMDKRPQDVSHFFITQFNVQSIYETMDRLEVSRDKAHYIMDRFGYTGSASIGMALADAAHDHKMKKGDLVVLLGSGGGMSMAALALEWGYNT from the coding sequence ATGAGAAAAGCAACGATTGCCGGCACGGGTATGTATGCGCCTGAACGTGTTGTTACAAATCAATACTTCAATGATCTCTATAAGAAAGACATCGGCACTTTCCTCGCAGAAAACAGAAACATTCGCGAACGTCGTTGGATGAAATCAGATCAAACTACCTCCGACCTCATTATTCCTGCCGCTGAAGAAGCCCTGAAAAATGCCGGCATCACTGCGAAAGATCTCGATCTTATTATTGTGTCAACAGACACTCCTGATTATCTTTCTCCTTCAACTGCTTCCGTTGTCCAATATCGCATGGGGGCAGCGAAGGCCGGCACATTCGACATCAACACTGCTTGCGCGGGCTTTGTTACCGGCTGCGATATCGCCAGCAAGTACATCGCGAGCGATTCTAAATATCAAAACATCCTTGTTGTCGGCGCGTACGCAATGAGTAAGTACCTTAACTTCGATGACTATAAGATTGCTTCGTTGTTCGCCGACGGCGCTGGTGCTGCGGTTCTTCAGCCGGCGAAAGACACTGCGGGCTTTATCACCAGCGAACTTTATACTGACGGCCAATACCATGACTACATGGGGATCTATGCCGGTGGTTCTGCGATTCCTGTGAACGAAGATGTTTTGCATTCAAAGAAACACCTTTTGGCATTTCCGAAACGCATTCCACCTGAAACAAATGGCATTCATTGGCCACGCCTGACGAAAACTTTGCTCGAGCGTATGGATAAGCGCCCCCAAGATGTTTCTCACTTCTTCATTACACAATTTAACGTTCAGAGTATTTACGAAACAATGGATCGTCTCGAGGTTTCTCGCGACAAGGCCCACTATATTATGGATCGCTTCGGATACACCGGCAGTGCTTCTATTGGTATGGCTCTGGCGGATGCGGCTCATGATCACAAAATGAAGAAGGGCGACCTTGTAGTTCTTTTAGGTTCTGGCGGAGGAATGTCGATGGCAGCCCTCGCACTTGAATGGGGCTACAATACATAG
- the fabG gene encoding 3-oxoacyl-ACP reductase FabG produces MTNLSFNFKNKSAIVTGGASGIGFQITKSFLTAGANVSVWDYSDNALAQAKAELGQFASQLHFTKVDVGNRDSCAQAASSVPWAVDILVNNAGITRDKSFAKMTGEEWDAVINTNLTGLFNVTKSVFEKFNAASAHKRIVNISSVVALYGNFGQTNYVAAKAGVIGMTKTWGKEFARKGFTVNAIAPGFIKTAMTQAMPKEVLEQMAAKVPSQRMGEVDDIANTVLFLSSEQATYINGTVISVDGGLVIG; encoded by the coding sequence ATGACAAACTTAAGTTTTAACTTTAAAAATAAATCCGCGATCGTTACTGGAGGAGCTTCTGGTATCGGTTTTCAAATCACAAAATCTTTCCTCACCGCAGGCGCCAATGTCAGCGTGTGGGATTACTCCGACAATGCTCTTGCGCAAGCCAAAGCAGAGCTCGGTCAGTTCGCAAGTCAACTTCACTTCACTAAAGTAGATGTGGGTAACAGAGACTCTTGCGCACAAGCAGCGTCTTCTGTTCCTTGGGCTGTGGATATCTTGGTGAATAACGCCGGAATCACCCGCGACAAATCTTTTGCGAAGATGACGGGTGAAGAGTGGGATGCTGTGATCAACACAAACCTCACGGGTTTGTTCAATGTCACAAAATCTGTTTTTGAAAAATTCAATGCAGCGTCTGCTCATAAGCGCATCGTGAATATTTCGAGCGTCGTTGCGCTCTATGGAAATTTTGGTCAAACGAACTACGTCGCTGCCAAAGCGGGTGTTATTGGAATGACCAAAACATGGGGTAAAGAATTTGCGCGTAAAGGTTTTACAGTGAATGCGATTGCGCCTGGCTTTATCAAAACGGCCATGACACAAGCCATGCCGAAAGAAGTTTTGGAGCAAATGGCTGCAAAAGTTCCTTCGCAACGTATGGGTGAAGTCGATGACATCGCAAACACTGTTTTGTTCCTTTCTTCTGAACAAGCAACATACATCAACGGGACTGTGATCAGCGTTGATGGCGGTCTAGTGATCGGTTAA
- a CDS encoding alpha/beta hydrolase, with protein sequence MKVVVGIFSFLLVLMISGFAFATSNAENFKGETFKGFIKIREGRELFVDYVKPEAGQPTLIILNGLTYSTVQWNRFVDEISKRGVGLLRYDMFGMGQTLLKYAPATEMISYQDQAEDLKKLLTVMKLKGPYNFVGLSYGGGIGLAYSFVYPQDIKNLILMAPYTEPLEGQYKWIMSQIWATRQIYPYNPASDDELYDYFLHQIVYATYPQAEPVVLQNPFILEGVFRMVQGIRKFRPVDLTKQIPATTHLMIAEYDQYIPRNVLNNFWDKVPAASKGTCVIVKNSEHKIPEAMPAFAAKWVYDILQGTNHASSKCQ encoded by the coding sequence ATGAAAGTAGTGGTCGGTATTTTTTCGTTTCTATTAGTGTTGATGATTTCTGGTTTCGCATTCGCGACCAGCAATGCAGAAAACTTCAAAGGCGAGACTTTCAAAGGATTCATTAAAATCCGCGAGGGCCGCGAGCTCTTTGTAGATTACGTTAAACCTGAAGCCGGCCAGCCTACGCTGATCATTCTCAATGGCCTTACTTACAGTACTGTTCAATGGAATCGCTTCGTCGATGAAATTAGCAAACGCGGTGTGGGTCTTCTTCGTTATGACATGTTTGGAATGGGGCAGACTTTGTTGAAGTATGCTCCGGCGACAGAGATGATCTCTTATCAAGATCAAGCAGAAGACCTGAAAAAGCTTTTGACCGTGATGAAGTTGAAGGGTCCATATAACTTTGTGGGTCTTTCTTATGGCGGCGGCATTGGTCTCGCGTACTCCTTCGTTTACCCACAAGATATTAAGAACCTCATCTTAATGGCGCCCTACACGGAGCCACTCGAAGGACAATATAAATGGATCATGTCGCAGATCTGGGCGACTCGCCAAATCTATCCATACAATCCCGCATCTGATGATGAGCTCTATGATTACTTCTTGCATCAGATCGTGTACGCGACTTATCCGCAGGCAGAGCCTGTGGTGTTGCAGAACCCATTCATCCTTGAAGGTGTCTTCAGAATGGTTCAAGGCATTCGTAAGTTCCGTCCGGTGGATTTGACCAAACAAATTCCTGCGACAACTCACTTGATGATTGCGGAGTACGACCAATACATCCCACGCAACGTCCTTAATAACTTCTGGGACAAAGTTCCGGCAGCTTCAAAAGGAACTTGCGTGATCGTGAAAAACTCTGAACACAAAATTCCGGAGGCAATGCCGGCTTTTGCAGCGAAATGGGTTTACGACATTCTTCAAGGAACGAATCATGCCTCTTCTAAATGTCAATGA
- a CDS encoding alpha/beta hydrolase, whose translation MPLLNVNDGTGFQLNYEVHPGLVPETTLFIHGNLASNRWWQPSHEFWQAQARAKNYAGSLIYAEFRGCGKSSAPKNDSEVDMHRFANDFIALVKDLNVGPVHLVGHSTGGLIAALMMTKAPELFKKAVFLDPVGATGVQFDNSMIAAFEQMKIDRDLVGTVMHSTIWQNNKESDFFKNVVVEDAFHAVKSVGHLVLKALDGLDSRQTIAKITHPVLVLHGEHDKLLPMQDSEAMAGLMKNAQFKVIHGQGHCANVEAPEKFVRLAQEFLF comes from the coding sequence ATGCCTCTTCTAAATGTCAATGATGGTACAGGCTTTCAGCTAAACTACGAGGTTCACCCGGGCCTCGTTCCCGAAACCACACTTTTCATCCACGGTAATTTGGCGTCCAATCGCTGGTGGCAGCCTTCTCATGAGTTTTGGCAGGCTCAAGCTCGCGCGAAAAACTATGCAGGGTCTTTGATTTATGCTGAATTCCGCGGTTGCGGTAAGAGCTCGGCTCCAAAAAATGATTCTGAAGTCGACATGCACCGTTTTGCGAACGACTTTATTGCTCTTGTTAAAGATCTCAATGTCGGTCCGGTTCACTTGGTGGGCCACTCCACGGGTGGTTTGATCGCAGCTTTGATGATGACGAAAGCTCCGGAGCTTTTCAAAAAGGCAGTCTTTTTGGACCCGGTAGGGGCGACAGGGGTTCAATTTGATAACTCGATGATCGCCGCGTTTGAGCAAATGAAAATTGATAGAGACCTCGTGGGCACGGTGATGCACTCGACGATCTGGCAGAATAATAAAGAGTCCGATTTCTTTAAAAATGTGGTGGTGGAGGATGCGTTCCATGCGGTGAAATCCGTAGGACACCTTGTGTTAAAGGCCCTTGATGGCCTCGATTCGCGCCAAACCATTGCTAAAATCACACACCCAGTCCTTGTTTTGCACGGGGAGCACGACAAACTCTTGCCCATGCAGGATTCCGAGGCGATGGCGGGCTTGATGAAAAATGCCCAATTTAAGGTCATTCACGGCCAGGGGCATTGCGCGAATGTCGAAGCGCCAGAAAAATTTGTCAGACTGGCGCAGGAGTTTTTGTTCTGA
- a CDS encoding cytochrome c has protein sequence MSESRDEYNRGGMNAFIFSMVFVCLFFIYIVAIHPGVNLGEKVVDPNAVAAASGEPAFDITTVKEPWVKDDKVIAYGAKLFATNCAMCHGNEGKGDGPAGQGLNPKPRNMVEGKWTQGGGMTDHFKVVTNGIPGSSMAAFGHFKVADRWALVQFIESITTNKSKDSPEKVAEFAKTAK, from the coding sequence ATGTCTGAATCTAGAGATGAATACAATCGCGGTGGAATGAATGCCTTTATTTTCTCAATGGTGTTCGTTTGCTTATTTTTTATCTACATCGTTGCGATCCATCCGGGTGTGAACCTCGGTGAGAAAGTCGTTGATCCAAATGCAGTGGCTGCTGCTTCTGGCGAACCGGCTTTCGATATCACAACCGTGAAAGAGCCTTGGGTTAAGGACGATAAAGTTATTGCTTACGGCGCAAAACTCTTCGCTACGAACTGTGCTATGTGCCACGGTAACGAAGGTAAGGGTGATGGCCCTGCAGGACAAGGTTTGAACCCAAAACCACGTAATATGGTTGAAGGCAAATGGACTCAAGGCGGCGGCATGACCGATCACTTTAAAGTAGTTACTAACGGTATCCCAGGGTCTTCGATGGCGGCTTTCGGTCACTTCAAAGTTGCGGACCGTTGGGCTTTGGTTCAATTCATCGAATCTATCACTACAAACAAATCCAAAGATTCTCCTGAAAAGGTTGCAGAGTTCGCAAAAACTGCGAAATAG
- a CDS encoding SCO family protein has protein sequence MKLGRWNTQKRVQGVAVAALFALLFAPMAHASYEPKPAEMLAGEQAKELQGVGIDEKIGSNIDLNLTFKDENGETVTLAKYINGSHIPVIISPVYYSCPGLCNFHLNGLTDALKLMDWSVGDKFKVVAISFDAKETPDLALKKKASYMKVYDRAGTEGGWSFLTGDEANIKALTSAVGFKFKWNEEAKEWAHASAAIVVTPDGKISRYLPGIMFDPKDVKLAINEASNGKMGTFVDNLVLYCFQYNPHQSKYTLYAFNIMKLGGALMVLVLALWLLPIWVRSRRAGSKVARS, from the coding sequence ATGAAGCTCGGTCGTTGGAACACGCAGAAGAGAGTTCAAGGAGTCGCGGTGGCGGCTCTTTTTGCGCTTTTGTTTGCGCCAATGGCACATGCGTCTTACGAACCTAAACCGGCTGAAATGTTGGCGGGTGAACAGGCCAAAGAACTTCAAGGTGTTGGTATCGATGAAAAGATCGGTTCAAACATTGACCTGAATCTGACTTTTAAAGATGAAAACGGCGAAACTGTGACCCTGGCTAAATACATTAACGGTAGCCACATTCCCGTGATCATCAGCCCTGTCTATTATAGTTGCCCGGGTCTTTGCAATTTCCACCTTAACGGTCTGACTGATGCTTTGAAGCTGATGGACTGGAGCGTGGGCGATAAATTCAAAGTTGTTGCAATCAGCTTTGACGCTAAAGAAACTCCGGATCTCGCGCTCAAGAAAAAAGCCTCTTATATGAAAGTCTATGACCGCGCTGGAACAGAAGGCGGCTGGAGTTTCCTTACGGGCGACGAGGCAAATATTAAAGCTCTTACTTCTGCTGTCGGCTTCAAGTTTAAATGGAACGAAGAAGCCAAAGAGTGGGCTCACGCATCGGCGGCGATCGTGGTCACTCCAGACGGTAAAATCTCACGTTATTTGCCAGGGATCATGTTTGATCCTAAAGACGTGAAGCTTGCGATTAACGAAGCTTCAAACGGTAAAATGGGAACCTTTGTTGATAACTTGGTTCTTTATTGTTTTCAGTACAATCCGCATCAGAGCAAATACACCCTGTACGCTTTCAATATCATGAAGCTAGGCGGGGCGCTGATGGTTCTGGTGTTGGCTTTATGGTTATTGCCGATTTGGGTTCGCTCACGTAGAGCGGGTTCAAAAGTGGCGAGGAGTTGA
- the coxB gene encoding cytochrome c oxidase subunit II has protein sequence MMWFNLAQAQSFMPTEGTKIATQVDNLYAFLLLASFVSCVILIGGMVYFVWKYRRKTNNDKTAYITHNTFLEFLWSFIPLVIFLGVFGWGWYIYHDMRSMPTDALEVHVFGKQWAWEFEYKSGVKTGNMIVVPVNKDVKLIMTSKDVIHSFYIPSFRIKQDVVPGRYTALWFNADKLGEFHVFCAEFCGTQHSGMLATLKVVPQAEYDAWLEEESQVGTLPLAKRGEKLFSVKACASCHSVADASTKVGPSLWKKFATSEHIEGEPDVSVDENYIRESILNPNAKIVKGFPKGVMPTFQGQLSETELNALIEYIKTLK, from the coding sequence ATGATGTGGTTTAATTTAGCACAGGCACAGTCCTTTATGCCTACGGAAGGAACGAAGATTGCGACTCAAGTCGACAATCTCTATGCATTCCTTCTTTTGGCGAGTTTCGTATCGTGTGTCATCCTCATTGGTGGGATGGTCTACTTTGTATGGAAATACAGACGTAAGACAAACAACGATAAAACCGCCTATATCACTCACAATACATTCTTGGAGTTCTTGTGGTCATTCATTCCACTTGTGATCTTCTTGGGCGTATTCGGTTGGGGCTGGTATATTTACCATGATATGCGTTCTATGCCGACAGATGCGTTGGAAGTTCACGTATTTGGTAAGCAATGGGCTTGGGAATTCGAATATAAGTCAGGTGTTAAGACTGGTAACATGATCGTTGTTCCTGTGAACAAAGACGTGAAGCTCATCATGACTTCTAAAGATGTTATCCACAGCTTCTACATCCCATCTTTCCGTATCAAGCAAGACGTGGTTCCGGGCCGTTACACGGCTTTGTGGTTCAATGCTGATAAATTGGGTGAATTCCACGTGTTCTGCGCAGAATTCTGCGGAACTCAGCACTCTGGCATGTTGGCGACTTTGAAAGTTGTTCCACAAGCTGAATACGATGCTTGGTTGGAAGAAGAATCTCAGGTCGGTACTTTGCCATTGGCTAAACGTGGTGAAAAACTCTTCTCTGTGAAAGCCTGCGCATCTTGCCACTCTGTTGCTGATGCTTCTACTAAAGTAGGTCCTTCTCTTTGGAAAAAATTTGCTACCTCTGAGCATATCGAGGGTGAGCCGGATGTGAGCGTTGATGAAAACTACATTCGCGAATCTATCTTGAATCCAAATGCGAAGATCGTAAAAGGCTTCCCGAAAGGGGTTATGCCTACGTTCCAAGGTCAATTGAGCGAAACCGAGCTTAATGCACTCATCGAGTACATTAAGACGTTGAAATAA